The Novipirellula artificiosorum genome includes a window with the following:
- a CDS encoding KdsC family phosphatase, which yields MPERLTSDAEAAAPITCILSDVDGVLTDGRIIYSDTGMEIKQFHARDGLGIKLWMTSGFTFGILTARTGNAVVQRAADLGITHVMQGFEDKWPAAQEMLGAIGCSADQVCYVGDDLPDIPVMRQVGLAVAPADAASDARDAAHWVLRSGGGRGAVREAIERLLRAKNRWHEHLKTEHGS from the coding sequence ATGCCTGAACGACTTACCAGCGATGCAGAAGCAGCCGCTCCGATTACGTGCATCCTCTCGGATGTGGACGGCGTTTTGACCGATGGCCGAATCATCTACAGCGATACGGGGATGGAAATCAAGCAGTTCCATGCTCGAGATGGGCTTGGCATCAAACTATGGATGACAAGTGGTTTTACGTTTGGCATCTTGACGGCGAGAACGGGCAATGCCGTGGTCCAACGCGCGGCGGACCTTGGCATCACTCATGTGATGCAAGGCTTTGAAGACAAATGGCCTGCGGCTCAGGAAATGCTTGGCGCCATAGGCTGCTCCGCTGATCAGGTTTGCTACGTCGGCGATGATTTGCCCGATATTCCGGTGATGCGACAAGTTGGCTTGGCCGTTGCGCCCGCCGATGCTGCCTCGGACGCACGCGATGCTGCCCATTGGGTCCTGCGTTCGGGTGGCGGTCGGGGTGCGGTCCGCGAGGCAATTGAACGGCTGTTGCGCGCGAAAAATCGATGGCACGAACACTTGAAAACGGAACATGGTTCGTAA
- a CDS encoding KpsF/GutQ family sugar-phosphate isomerase, with product MSAAEKIPFSPQSPANSAANLPPATLLERLRILREIIAIEGNAILSAASQVTSDAVQAAEMTANCDGCVVVTGVGKAGIVGKKLVATLASTGTPAHFLHPAEAIHGDLGRVRQNDLVWAISNSGRSEEVVRIAPHLRQNSAGLIAITATDDNPLAHAADCVVAIGKHNEACPNGLAPTSSTAVMMAVGDGIAMLASRLRSFTPEDFARFHPGGALGQQLASVDQMMRGLTACRIAPSNITVREAMVRTSKNGRRTGAVMLVNDSAELVGIFTDSDLARLLETRNDVALDQPIADRMTRDPKTARTGTLLQEAIAVMSRRHISELPVVDALNRPLGMIDITDVAALLGEQDEPSILPIH from the coding sequence GTGTCCGCAGCCGAAAAGATACCGTTCTCACCGCAATCGCCCGCGAATTCCGCGGCGAATCTGCCGCCCGCTACCCTGCTTGAACGACTGCGAATCCTTCGAGAAATCATTGCGATTGAAGGAAATGCCATTTTATCGGCTGCGTCTCAGGTCACCAGCGACGCGGTCCAGGCCGCCGAAATGACAGCAAATTGTGACGGCTGTGTCGTTGTCACCGGTGTCGGAAAGGCGGGAATTGTCGGAAAAAAGCTGGTTGCCACACTCGCCAGCACGGGGACGCCAGCACACTTTCTGCATCCGGCTGAGGCCATTCATGGCGATCTGGGACGGGTTCGCCAAAATGACTTGGTGTGGGCCATTTCCAACTCGGGCCGAAGCGAAGAGGTCGTGCGGATTGCCCCCCACCTGCGTCAGAACTCCGCGGGCTTGATTGCAATCACCGCGACGGACGACAACCCGCTGGCCCACGCCGCCGATTGCGTTGTTGCGATTGGCAAACATAACGAAGCATGCCCCAACGGCTTGGCACCGACTTCGAGCACGGCGGTGATGATGGCCGTGGGGGATGGAATCGCCATGTTAGCCAGCCGGTTGCGGTCATTTACACCGGAAGATTTTGCTCGCTTTCACCCCGGCGGTGCGCTGGGTCAACAATTAGCGAGTGTGGATCAAATGATGCGAGGGCTGACGGCTTGCCGAATCGCTCCGAGCAACATCACCGTCCGTGAAGCGATGGTGCGAACAAGCAAGAACGGTCGCCGCACCGGAGCGGTGATGTTGGTCAACGATTCTGCGGAACTTGTTGGAATCTTCACCGACAGTGATCTTGCGCGGTTACTGGAAACACGCAACGACGTTGCACTCGACCAGCCGATCGCGGATCGGATGACTCGAGACCCCAAAACCGCGCGGACGGGAACGCTGCTGCAAGAGGCGATTGCTGTCATGTCGCGGCGGCACATCAGCGAGTTGCCGGTCGTCGATGCCTTGAACCGTCCACTTGGCATGATCGACATCACCGATGTTGCGGCACTCCTTGGTGAACAAGACGAACCCTCCATTCTACCGATTCATTGA
- a CDS encoding sugar phosphate isomerase/epimerase family protein, with protein MKSCITVSLVEEARGGPFVLWDGLERSIAFAAELGFDAVEIFSPGVESLDADALAKHLDAAGVRLAALGTGAGWVKRGLQLADADAAKRDQAKRFVRELIDLAGSFSAMTIIGSMQGRSDQNVDPKTAREYLAEALEDGGAHASKYNVPLLYEPLNRYETNQCNTVAQGVELLESLSTGNVKLLCDLFHMNIEEVDIADALRFAGKRVGHIHFVDSNRWPVGCGHMVMGPILAALRELDYSGYLCAEAFPLPNPAEAARQTMRAFRYWTGGSNVL; from the coding sequence ATGAAATCCTGTATCACCGTCAGTCTGGTTGAAGAAGCACGCGGCGGCCCTTTTGTGCTTTGGGATGGACTCGAACGATCGATCGCTTTTGCTGCAGAGTTGGGCTTTGATGCGGTCGAAATATTCTCACCCGGTGTCGAATCCTTGGATGCCGACGCGCTCGCGAAACACCTCGATGCTGCGGGCGTTCGGCTCGCTGCACTCGGGACCGGAGCCGGTTGGGTGAAGCGGGGCCTGCAATTGGCGGATGCGGATGCAGCAAAACGAGATCAAGCCAAGCGTTTCGTACGTGAACTGATCGATTTAGCGGGCAGCTTTTCCGCCATGACGATCATCGGTTCGATGCAAGGTCGTAGTGATCAGAACGTGGATCCGAAGACGGCACGCGAATACTTGGCCGAAGCACTGGAAGATGGCGGCGCTCATGCTTCGAAGTACAACGTCCCTTTACTGTATGAGCCACTCAACCGTTACGAAACGAATCAGTGCAACACGGTTGCTCAAGGCGTCGAACTGCTTGAATCGTTGTCCACCGGCAACGTGAAGCTGCTTTGCGATTTGTTTCATATGAACATCGAAGAGGTTGACATTGCGGATGCACTTCGATTTGCCGGCAAGCGTGTCGGACACATCCACTTTGTTGATAGCAATCGCTGGCCCGTCGGTTGCGGCCACATGGTGATGGGCCCGATCCTTGCAGCACTCCGCGAGCTAGACTACTCCGGCTACTTGTGCGCCGAAGCGTTTCCTTTGCCCAATCCTGCCGAAGCCGCACGGCAAACCATGCGTGCGTTCCGCTATTGGACGGGTGGTTCAAACGTCTTGTGA